The window TCCTCTTTTATTAATCTTATGTTGTAGGTTTTCTGCACAATATCAACATTTTTTAAGGTCTCTTCAAACTCCAATCCCGTATCTGTAAATAGGACATTAAACTCCTCTCTATCAAATGCCTTCAATGCCAACAATAAAACGGTTAAACTATCTTTTCCACCAGAATATGCAACAGTTATTGGTAGATTCATCTTCTTTGCAGTATTTCTCATAAATCCAACTGAATTCTCCTCGAATCTTCTTATTACATCCTCATTTGCTTTAACCATATCCTTAAACAATCCTCTTAAATTCTTTTTAGATGTTTTTAATTTATATGCCTTTTTTGGCTCCTCCGCATGTCTAACTTTCACAACCACACCTTTTTCTGCCTTTAAAATTTCCCCATAATCCATCTTTGCTCTACCAACTGCTACAACATCCTCATCTTTTCCATTTATTTTTTTGAGAACGATAACTTCATCACCCTTTTTAATTCCCTCAGATGCATAAATTACACCAGGTCTCAAAACAGATGAACTCTTATCTAAAAGGTAGGGAATAACATCTTCTTTTATAACAACGATCTTCTTATAACCATTAGCATTTACTATCCTCCTTGCTCCTTCAAGTTTGGGTATTATTTTCCATCCATTGTCGTATTTTAGGTTAGCAACAACTTGTCCATCAATGATAATTTCTTGCATATCTTCATTTCCCGGGAGTTTGTTCATCAAAACAATTCTACCCTTTAAAATATCCTTATTAGTTCCAAACTGTTCTTTAATTAAATTTTCTATAAATTCTATTTCCTTTTCAAATGCCGGTCTCGCATCCCCTGGAGGGGTTAATTCAACCTTAACAGGTTCATTTCTACATATATTGCAAACCTTATCCAAAACTGGTAAGTTGCAGTGATGACACCATTTTAAATGCATCTTTCCCAATATTGTTCTCATCCTATCCCTCACATACCATAAAAATAAAAAATAATCAATAACTGATAGTGTGATTTAACAATATTAACTTTAAAACCAAAAATAGAATATGTAGTGCTTGAATAACTCGTTAAAAAACGGTGCATCTCCTATGCTAGCAGCACTTAATAGTATACTCACTAATTCTATAAATAGTTTAGGATTTAACTGTTCGGAGGAGTTATCTAAGTTCGCACAAGTTAGAACACTAACGCCAATAAAAACTATCAAAGCATTTTCAGAGTATGTCTCGGGAATTC is drawn from Methanotorris formicicus Mc-S-70 and contains these coding sequences:
- a CDS encoding phosphoadenosine phosphosulfate reductase domain-containing protein, which codes for MRTILGKMHLKWCHHCNLPVLDKVCNICRNEPVKVELTPPGDARPAFEKEIEFIENLIKEQFGTNKDILKGRIVLMNKLPGNEDMQEIIIDGQVVANLKYDNGWKIIPKLEGARRIVNANGYKKIVVIKEDVIPYLLDKSSSVLRPGVIYASEGIKKGDEVIVLKKINGKDEDVVAVGRAKMDYGEILKAEKGVVVKVRHAEEPKKAYKLKTSKKNLRGLFKDMVKANEDVIRRFEENSVGFMRNTAKKMNLPITVAYSGGKDSLTVLLLALKAFDREEFNVLFTDTGLEFEETLKNVDIVQKTYNIRLIKEESNEFWEKLEEYGPPGRDYRWCSEICKLKPLKRLIDKHYPNGTLTFVGLRKYESFNRAKKPRIQKNPNIPKQINAMPIHNWSAMHVWLYLFKNNAPYNKMYEKGFDRVGCYVCPAMELGEIDKVKREYPELWEKWEEFLKKWAKKVGYDEKWIEGLWRWKNPKIKNKNNKL